The sequence below is a genomic window from Candidatus Binataceae bacterium.
GAAGTATTTTATCGGACGCAGACAGACATAGAGATCGAGCAACTGGCGCAGCGCGACGTTGAGCGAGCGGATGCCGCCGCCGACCGGCGTCGTCAGCGGCCCTTTGATTCCGACCAGGTATTCTTTGAAGGCCTCAACCGTCTCGTCGGGCAGCCACTCGTTAAACATCTTGAAGGGCTTCTCGCCGGCATAGACTTCCATCCAGGCAATTTTGCGCTTGCCCCCGTAAACCTTTTTGACCGCCTCATCGAAGACATACTGCGAGGCGCGCCAGATATCCGGCCCGGTGCCGTCGCCCTCGATAAAGGGGATGATCGGCTGGTCGGGCACTTGCAGTTTACCCTCGCCCATGCGGATTTTTTCGCCGTTAGCAGGAATTTTGATATTTTTGGACGCCATTAGTTTTTCACCGTTTGCCAAGATTGGGCGCTTTTTGCCAGACGCCTGAGCCTCGCCATGAGTTCGGGCGCGCCGCGCGTATCATATAATAAAGTTCGTCCAATGCTAGCCAACGGCTGGCCGCGATTTCGCCAAACCCGGAATTGAAATCGGACTAAAAGCAGAGGCCGCAACTCTGGCGAGGAGTTGCGGCCCCCTTCGTCACTCACGCAAAAGCGAGCATCCTATGCAGTGCAGCTTACTGATCCAGCGGCGCCAACTCGACGCGGCGGTTTTGCGCGCGGCCCTCTTTGGTATTGTTGGTCGCGACAAAATCCGTCTTGCCGAAGCCTTGCGGCGCCAGTTGAGCCGCCGGAATACCCTTGTCCTCAAGGTACGCAGCTACGGATTCCGAGCGGCGCTGGGACCGCTTCAGGTTGTACTTTTCGCTGCCGATCGCGTCGCAGTAGCCGTTGACGTCAACCTTGACGTTCGGATTGGCCTTGAGCGTCTCTGCGGCCTCGTCGAGCACCGGCCTGTCAACCTCGCGGATGAATGACTTGTCGAAATTAAAGTGCACGCCGCGCAGCACGATCTTTTGTGGCGCCGGAGCTGGCGGCGGAGGGGGTGGCGGGGCTTGCGGCGGAGGCGGAGGTGGTGGCGGCGCCTCAGGCTGCCGCACTGACAAACATCCAGCGATGCCACCCAGCAATGCGCCGCCGACGACGCCCGCGGGCACGGCGATCTCGTAATTTCTCTTGGTATTATTGCCGGGGCCGGCCGCCGCGATCGCGCCAATACCCCCGCCCGCAAGCGCGCCGACGCCGGCACCGATCAAACAGGCCTTTTCCCGTTCAGGTGAAATCGAACCACAGCCGGCGGCGACGCCGGCGACGGCCAGCCACATTGCGTATCGGGCGAATCCTGGTCTCATGATTGCGGTTTAATCCTCTGGTTTTCGGAAGTGCGACACAGCAATGTCCGCGACAACGCGAAAAATATCGAGGCGTGTTCCGCGAAACAACGTGAACGCGATGAACGTTCCGTTGGGATTTTGTTACAAGGACTTTACGGCGCGCTGGCGCTGCGCCTGGAAGTAGGCTTTGAGCGGCGTCCAGTAATAGTCTTTCCAGCCCTGCCGGTAATTCGCCGCCTGCGCCGCCGGAACTTTCGTCTGGACCATCGTGACGCGAGTATTCTTGTCCACTCTGGCGAAGGTGAACTCGATTAGCGACGGTTCACAACCCGCCGGCCAGTCGCCGGTACGCCATTCCTCGACGATCTTCCGGCCAGCCACCAACTCCAGATATTTCCCGCTGATGTAATCGTCCCATGCGGTGAACTTGCCGCCGACCTTGTTTGCAGACTTCGCCGCAGCGCCGGTGAAGGCGGCATGCTTTCGCGCGTTGACAAAAGCGTCGTAGACCTCGACGGGAGTCGCCGGAATGATCGCAGACTGACGGATCGTCGTGGTCGACTGTCCCGCGGAGCTTTTTTTCGCAGAGCTTTTCGGCGCGGGATTTTTTGGCGATGCGGCTTTCTTCATGGCGCGGACGGCCTCCGGCCAATGCTATAGCACACCGCAGGTTCCAGGTTCTCAGAGCGTCGCGCCCCTTTGGCGCCGAGGCGATCAGTTTCGATCCCGCTTCTGCCCTTCTTCGCACACTCTCACAACTCAGCCGTTGCGGGGTTTGTAAGCAGACAACCTTCAAGAAAATGGCAATTTCGCCAGAGGCTCGCTATGAACATTAAGATGACCGCCACGATTGATTCAACCCTCGGGATCCTGCGCCGCCGCGCCGACGGCGCGACTGAGCTGCGGATCAACGGCTCGAGCTACGGCGCATACGGTAAGGGTGCGCGCATGGGCTTTACGATCGCGAGCGCCGCGGACTTCCCGATGCTGCTGGCGGCAACCGCAAATGGAATCTCCTGGCTCGGAATCCATGCGTCGCCCGCCTACCTCGAGTCTGAGCTGCGTCGCGACTATCCAAATGCGGAAATCCACCGCGACGATCGCTGGGTGAGCGATTTCGCAGCGCGAGTGATCGCCGAACTGGCCGACGAATCCTCGGCGCTCGAACTCCCGCTGGATATCCGCGCCACCCCGTTTCAACTCGCGGTCTGGCGCGAGCTTTGCGCGATCCCGCGCGGCGCCACTCGATCCTACGGCGAAATCGCCCGACTCATCGGAAGCCCCGACGCCGCCCGCGCGGTCGGCCACGCCAATGGTTCGAATCCGACGTCGATCATAATCCCGTGCCATCGCGCGATCGGCGCCGACGGTTCGCTCACCGGCTATCGCTGGGGCGTCGAAATCAAGCGGCGGCTGCTCGAACGCGAGGGTGCTTTAGACCGGGCTTCGCCCTTCGCTGAGCTAGCGGGATTCGGCGGTTTCGCCTACAATCGCGGTCGAAAAACTGGCGACGGGAGATCTCTTTACGAAAATCGTAGTCGATTATACGCGATGCGAAAGCAACGCCCGATGCATGCAGGTGGCGCCCGAACTTTTCCAGGTGGGCGACGATGATCAGCTAACCGTGCTGAACGAGAATCCGCCGGAATCGTCGCGCGAGCGTCTGCTGCGAGCGATCAAAGTCTGCCCCAAGCAGGCGATTTCGGTTATCGAGGACAAATAACCCGACGCGACCACACGTGGCATCCGCCTGACTCCTCAGTCCAGAATTCTTTGGATGCGTGACTGCTTTATTCTGGGATGCGGGCGCAGCGGGACCAGCCTGACCGCCGGTCTCCTCGCAGACGCCGGATATTTCATGGGCGATGAGCTCTATCCGGGAGACGAAGGCAATCCCAAGGGTTACTTCGAGGATCGCGAAGTCAACGCGATCAACGAAGGTTTGCTCGCGCAGTTAATCCCCGGGCCGCGCCGCAGTGTCGCCGACAAGCTGCTGCGGCGGCCGCGCCCCGAATCCCGATGGTTCCGCTGGCTCGCGGAGTTAGAGCCGCACCAGGTCGTTCCCTGCCCGCCGAAGCTGGCCGATCGCATCATCCGGCAAACTGCGCGCGGCCCCTTCTGCTTCAAGGATCCGCGCTTCTGCTACACGCTGGGGGCGTGGCGTAGCTTCGCGCCTAAAGCCGCAATGATTTGCGTCTTTCGCCATCCCGGAGCCTCGGCACGAAGCATCGTCGCTGAGGCCGCGCGCGACGAATTTCTGGTCAACGGTGCGGCGGTCGATTACTCGCGTGCAACCCGCATCTGGCGCGCGATGTACACCTATGCGCTCGCGCTTCAGCGCGCTGGCGGCGGCGACTGGCTGTTTGTGAATTATGCGCAATTGTTGAGCGGCGCAGCTTTCGCCGCGATCGAGCGGCTGCTCGGCGTCACGCTGCAGCGCGACTTCGTTGACCCGTCGCTCAGCCGTTCAACCGCCGATGGCGCAGTTCCCTCCGCGCTCGCGCCGCTTTATCGACAGCTCTGTGAGCTCGCCGGCTTCGACGATCATGCATGACTCGATCGCTCCGCTTCGCGCGATCGAGCGCGGCCCGCGCTGATGCGCGCCTCGGTCATAATTCCGGCCTTCAACGGCGCCGCCACGATCGCCGCGGCGATTCGGAGTGCGCTCGATCAGCGCTGCGCCGACGATTTCGAGATCATCGTGGTGAACGACGGCTCGACCGACGGGACTCAGGCCATCCTGGAATCGTTTGGTGATCGGCTCAGAATCGTGAACCAGCCCAATCGCGGTCTCCCAGCCGCGCGCAATGCGGCCGCGGCGATTGCCGGCGGCGATTACCTCGCGCTGCTCGACCAGGACGACCTATGGCTGCCGGAGAAGCTCGCACGCACGATCGCGCCACTCGAACGCGATCCGGATCTCGTCCTGTCCTATTCCGACCTCGTCCCGGTCGATGATGGGGGCGCGCCCGCCGGTCCCTCGCCGATCACGGCCGCCCTCGCCCGTCCGCCCACGATGGATGACCTGCTGCGTCAATGGTGGCCGATCCTGCCGAGCACCGTGGTGATTCGGCACACAACCTTCATCCGATGCGGCGGCTTCTTCGAGGGCTATCGGCGAGCTTACGAGGACGTCGACTTCTGGTTGCGCGCGCGCGAATGCGGAGGCTTCGCTTATCTCGCGGAGCCGCTGGTGATCTATCGGACAACACCTATTCACGCGCGCATGGGTCGCTACGAGGAAAGTTATGCACTCTTTCGCCGGCGCATCATGGATCGCTACGGCGCCCGCGCCTCCGCCCTGCTCGGCGCCACGCGCGACGCCTATGTCAGCACGCTGGGCTATCGCGGTCTGCTCGCGATGCGGAGCGGCGACCGCGCCGCGGCCCGGCAATTCTTCTGGCGCGCGCTCAGATACCATCCGACCAAACTCAGAACTGTTTTGCGCCTGCTGCGGACCTTTCTGCCGATGCGCCTGGCACGCGCCCTGAGTGGAAGCCGCCCTGGTCCTTCCAGTCAATTCGACGCCAGATCTAGCGCGTGCGTTGGAAGCCGTCGGGCTTGCTCAGATCGCCCGTATTCGCCACGCTGAAGCTGGTGGTCGAACGCATCGATGACTTCTTCCGCTCACGCAAATAATGGCCGCGGCCGCTTGCCCGACTTCCTCGGCGTCGGCCAGCCGCGCACCGGCACCTCGTGGCTCGACTCGATGCTGCGCGGCCACGCCGGCCTGCCGCGTGACGTCAAGGAAGTTGATTTCTTCGTCAAGAACTACGCGCGCGGGATCGAATGGTACAAGGGCTATTTCGCCGGATGCGATCCGCGCCTGCCCGCCGGCGAAATTTGTCCGAGCTACCTGGGCTCAAACGCGGCGCGCGAGCGGATCGCCGAGCATATTCCCGAGTGCCGCATCATCTGCACGTTGCGCGATCCGGTGCAGGTGCTTTTTTCCTTTTGGAAACTCGCGCGGCGCAACGCCTGGACCGCGCACGATTTCGAGACCTACACGCCCGACGGCTGGGAGACCGACAGCAAGGGACTGCGCGCCTGGTTCGAGACCTTCGGGCGCGAGCAGGTGCTGGCGCTGCTCTACGACGATCTCGAAGCCGCCCCGCAGGACTATCTCGATCGCGTCTGCGACTTCATCGGTATCGAGCACATCGCGATTGCCGGTTCTGCACCGGAGGCGCCGCGCGTCAACAGTTTCAGCCGCATGCCGCGCAGCGCCTACCTCGCGCGCAAAGCCCGCAAATTGCGTGATCGTCTCCAGAGCCGCGAATATTACCGCACGATCAATCTGCTCACGCGCGCCGGCGTCTGGCGCTTCTGCTTCGACGGCGGCGCAGAATTCCCGCCGCTCGACCCGGCGACCGAGCGTCGCATCCGCCGGCGCCTGATGCCGCAAGTCGAAGATCTCGAAACCCTGCTCGACCGCGACTTGAGCGCGTGGAAAGCCTCCCCTGACCCTCTGGAACGCGGCGTCGATCGCGCCTCCGCCTGACGACAATGCCGCGCGTATCCGTGATCGTGCCGGTATTCAACGGCGCCGCGACGGTCGGCGAGGCGCTGGCGAGCGTGCTCGCGCAAAGCTACCCCGATTTCGAGCTGATCGTCGTCGACGACGGCTCGACCGACGCGACTGCGCAAGTCCTCGCGAGCTACGCCGCTTCGATCAAATTGATCAGTCGCGCCAATGGTGGAATTTCCGCGGCCCGCAACAGCGGACTGCGCGCAGCTGTCGGCGAGTACGTGGCGTTGCTGGATTGCGATGACGTCTGGCTGCCCGCGATGCTCGAGCGAACCGTGGCCGCGCTCGACGCAGCGCCGCGAGCTGTCCTCGCTTACACCGACCTCGCGGTCATCGACAGCGACGGCCGCGCGCTCGAGACCGCCCTGGTCGGAGCCGAGACCGCGCACGCGCCCACGCTCGATGAGATGCTCACGCGGCTGTGGCCGATTATGCCGAGTGCGGTCGTGATACGGCGGCGGGTGCTCGAAGCGATCGGCGGCTTCGCGGAGGAGTTCCGCTCCTATGGCTACGAGGACGCGTGGTGCTGGATGCGCGCGCGCGAGCTCGGCGAGTTCTGTTACCTCCCCGAGCGATTAGTGAAGTGGCGCTTTTCGTCCTATCCCCGGCCGCTCAAAAACTCGAGCTTCAGCCCGGTGGCGCGGGCGCAGTTCGCGCGCTTGGTGCAGGAGCGCTGGGGGCGCTCGGTCGAGCCGCTGTTGCGTTCACGGATGCGCGCGTCGCGCAGTCTGCTCGGCTATATCGGGCTGCGCGAGCTCCGCGACGGTAATCGGCGAGGCGCGCGCGAGGCCTTTCACCGCGCGCTGCTGATTGATCCCTGGCGTCTCAAGAATTACTTGCGCTGGATGCGCACGTGGCTACCCGACGGCGTCGCGCGCCGGCTCAGCGGCCGCACGGTGCGAACGGCCGGCGAGAACCAAAGGGCGTGACCGCGCGGGCCGAGGCAATCGCGGAATTCATCACCGCGCTCTACGACGCCGGCGTGGTGGCGGACGAAGCCGGCGTCGCCCACAGTTTCGACGCGAGCGTTACGGCCGATCGCGGCGACTTCCTGGGCGATCTCTGCCAGCGCGAGGGCGCCCGCTCCGTTCTGGAAGTCGGCATGGCTTGGGGCCTCTCAACCCTCTTCCTCCTACGCGCGCTCGTCGCCAACGAGGCGCCTGCGGGCGCGCACGTCGTAATCGATCCTTTCCAGACCGCACATTTTCATCGCGCGGCGCTGGCCTCGATCCGGCGGCTCGGGCTCGAATCAATGATCGAATTTCACGAGGCGCTGTCCGAGATTGCGCTGCCGAAAATGGTCGAAGCGCAACGTCTGTTCGATTTCGTCTTCATCGACGGCAATCATCAGTTCGACGGCGTTTTTCTCGACCTGGTGTACGCCAACCGGCTGCTGAAACCGGGCGGCGTGATGGCCTTCGACGACAGTTGGTCGGACTCGGTGTTTCTGGCCTGCCGCTACCTCGAAACTAATTATGGCTACACGGCCGTCGCCGCCTATCCACCGATGCGCCGCGGACGCCGGCGCCGGCGGCTTTATCGCGCACAGATGCAGGCCTACCGCAAACCCGCACAACCCCCGGCGCGCGGACGCTTCCACTTGGCGCCCTTCCACGCGGGCCTCGCGCTTGGCGCCGCCGAGGAACGCCGCTTGCGCACAGACGGCCTGCGCGCGTTGCACGATGGTGACCGGCGCGCCGCGCGCGTAGCCTTCAGCGCCGCCCGCCGGCTCAATCCGCGCCGGCTCAATACATGGTTGCGGCTGTTGCGCACCTATCTGCCGGCCGGCGTCACTCGCTCGCCGGAGACTGGCAAAGGCAGACGAACTTGGTAGGATAATCGCTCGCGGACAACCGCCGTCCGCCCGGAGTTTAGTATGGCTGATTCAGATAGCGCTGCGGCTGCGGCCCCCCAAGCGCCGGACGCGGGCGCGCGTATCGAGTTCGAGCTCCATCTCTATTTTCAGATGAAGCTCATTCGCGCGTTCGAGGAGCGCGTCTCGCGCCTGCACCGCCAGAACAAGATTCTCGGCGGCGTCTATTCCGGCGCGGGCCAGGAAGCGATCGTCACCGGAATTTGCGCGCCGCTGCAGGATGGCGACCTCGTCGCCCCACTCCATCGCGACATGGGCGTCTTCCTGATGCGCGGCGTCGACCCGGGCCGTTTGATGGCGCAATTGATGGGTAAGGAATCGGGGCTGGCGCGCGGCAAGGATTCCTTCCTGCATGGCGGCGACCTCGAACACGGGATTTTCGGCTCGACCTCGATGCTTGGTTCGTCACTGCCGATCGCCGTGGGCGCGGCCCTGAAATTCCAGATCAAAAAAGAGAACCATATCGCGGTAGCCTTCTTCGGCGAGGGCGCGGCGTCGCGCGGCGACGTCCACGAAGCGATGAATTTTGCCGGCGTGCGCAAGTTGCCGGTGCTCTTCGTTTGCGAGAACAACCGCTTTGCCTATTCGACCCCGCTCGAAAAGCAGATGGCGATCGAAGACGTCGCTTCGCGCGCGGAAGCCTACGGCTTCAAAGGTCACGTCGTTTCCGGCAACGATCTGCTGGCCGTGGTTCAGCTCAGCGAACGGATCATCAGCAAGGTGCGCAGCGGCGGCGGCCCCTCATTGATCGAATGCAAGACCTATCGGTATCGCGGCCATAGCGAGCACGATCCGGCGCTCTACCGCGACAAGGAGGAGTTGGTCGAATGGCAGAGCCGCGACCCGATTCCCGGTTATGAATTTTACCTGGAAAAGCGCGGGCACGACGTCAAGCACATCCGCCAGGAGATCGACGAGAAGACTCAGCACATCGTCCAGCAGGCGGTGGACTTCGCCGAGAACGATCCGCTGCCCGAGCCCAGCGAAGCGCTTGAGGACCTCTACGCGCCGCCGACCGCGCCCACCCTCAACACCAACGGCAAGGCTTAGGCTCTCTCGATGGAAGTAAATTATCTGACTGCGATCAATCAGGCGCTCCACGAAGAGATGCGCCGTGATGAGAATGTTTTCATGATGGGCGAAGATGTCGCCGAACTCGGCGGCGCTTTCAAGGTCACCGAGGGGCTGCTGGCTGCTTTCGGCGAGGACCGCGTGATCGACACGCCGATCTCGGAGGCGCTGATCGTTGGCGCCGGCATCGGCGCGGCGATGCTCGGGATGCGCCCGGTGGTCGAGATGCAGTTTGGGGATTTCATTTCGTGCGCCTTCGACCAAATCGTGAACTCAGCCGCCACCCTGCGCTATCGGCATGGCGGCCAAGCGGCCTGCCCGCTGGTGATTCGCGCGCCCTCGGGCGCGGGCGTGCACGGCGCGCTGTTCCACTCGCAGAACCCGGAAGCCTGGTTTACCCGCGTACCGGGTCTCAAGGTGGTCGCGCCGGCCACCCCCTATGACGCGAAGGGTCTGCTCAAGGCGGCGATTCGCGACAACAATCCCGTGGTCTATTTCGAGCACAAGCGGCTCTATCGCAGCATCAAGGCGGATGTGCCTGAGGGCGATTTTGTCGTCCCGCTGGGGGTCGCCGAAATCCGCCAGCCCGGGCGCGACCTCTCGATCATCACGTATGGCGGCACGGTCCATCAGTCGCTCGACGCAGCGCGCATCGTCGAGAAAGAGGACGGTCTCTCGGTCGAGGTGCTGGATCTGCGCACGCTACTGCCGCTCGACCGCGACGCGATCCTGGCCACTGCGCGCAAGACCGGCAAAGTCCTCGTCGTCCACGAAGATCGGCTGACCGGCGGCTTCGGCGGCGAGATCGCGGCAATCATCGGGGAACACGCCTTCGAGTCGCTCGACGGGCCCGTGCGCCGGATCGCGGCCGCAGATACCCATACGCCGTTCAGTCCGCCGCTCGAAGAATTCGTCCTGCCCAACTCCAACAAAATCGTCGAAGCCATCCGCAGCCTCGCCGCTTACTAGAATCGGAACCCTATGAGTCTCGAAGTCACAATGCCCCAGATGGGCGAGAGCGTCGTTGAAGGCACGGTCACGAAGTGGCTGGTCAAGGTCGGCGATCAGGTCAAGGAGGATCAGCCGCTGTGCGAAATTTCGACCGACAAGGTCGATACCGAGATTCCCTCGCCGGGTGCCGGAGTCATCACGCAATTGATCGCCATCGAGGGACAAGTCTTGCCGATCGGCGCGCCGCTCGCCCTAATCGACGCAGCCGGGGCGGGGACGGGGACGGCGGCCAGACCCTCGCCTCCAACTTCGCCCCAATCTTCACCGCCGACGCGGCCGGTGTCGCGGCCTGTGGCGGCCGTGGCGCCGCCCGCGCCGCGGCGACTTCAGGCTGTGCCCGCGGCAGCGCTCGCGAGCGCCGAGGCCTCCGCGCCCGCACGAACTCTTAACGCTCCGCACCAAGCAAGTTTGGGCGCTCCGCAAGCAATGGAAGGCGCGCCCGTCGTCGCCTCGGCGCCGCGCCGCTATTCACCGGTCGTGCTCAAGATGGCCGAGGAGCAGGCGATCGATCTGAGCCTCGTCCCCGGGACTGGAATCGGCGGACGGGTCAGCAAGCGCGATGTCGAGCGTTACCTCGAAGCCCTGCGCAGCGGCCGCGCGCCGGTGTCGCAAACTAACGGCGTAGCAGCCCATCCCGTCTCGAATGAGCCGACGCCAACCGGCGCGCCTGCACCGAGCGCGGCGGCTCCCGTCGCGACGCCGGCTCACGGGCCCACCTTCCGCCCGCCGGTCTATCAACCGCGCGAGGGCGATATGGTCGAGCCGTTTACCCGCCGCCGCAAGCTCATCGCCGAGCACATGGTCTATTCCAAGACCCATTCGCCGCACGTCGGTACGGTCGCGGAGGTTGATCTGACGCGGCTGTCCGCGCTGCGCGAAAAGCACAAGAAGGATTTTCAGAGTCGCGAAGGCTTTTCACTGACGCTGCTGCCGTTCGCCGCGATGGCGACGATACAGGCGCTCAAGGAATTTCCCCGCATGAACGCGGCCGTCGTCGGCGATTCCGCCGTCATTCGCCGCGACATCAATCTCGGCATCGCGATGGACGCGCCGGACGGCCTGCTTGTCCCGGTCATCAAGCAGGCCGATACGTTCACGGTGGTTGGGCTGGCGCGCGAGATGGAACGGTTGCGGCAAAAAGTCGCCGCGAAGAGTATCACGGCCGACGACCTTGGCGGCGGCAGCTTCACTTTGTCGAACCCCGGACGCGAAGGCAATCTCTACGGCTTCGCGATTATCAATCAGCCGCAAGTCGGAATTCTACGGATGGGCGAAGTCAAGAAACGGCCGGTCGTGATCGAGCTCGACGGCGCCGACGCCATCGCGATCCGCACCATGATGTATCTGGCGCTATCATACGACCATCGCGTGATCGACGGCGTGCTCGGCAACCGCTTTCTGTTCCACACCGCGCGGCTGCTCGAGGAAGCGAACTTCGAACTCTAGTGCCGTGTCCCGCAAATAGCTTCCTGAAAACGCTCCGAGGACCAGATGGAGGTGCGGGCTTTGCGGCGATGCAGTCATTGATGATCCCGGGTCCTTCGACTCGCGCAGCGCTCGCTCAGGATGACACAGAAAGACCGCGGTCGTCCAAGTTATTTGCGGGACAGCACAATAAGTCGCCCGTTGATAGATCCCGGGTCAAAAAGCGCTCCGCAATCTATTGCCGAAGCTCCCGCGGTCGCGCCGCTTCATCTACCGCTCGACGAGTCGCGCCAACTCTGCCGAGTGCTTCCGTAGCAATCGCGGCAAATCGTCCGGCCAACCGTTGAACGTCGGCGAATAGTTAAGACGACCTGTACTTGCGTACCGCCTGCGCAGGCCCCGGCACCATCGCCACGACCGCGGGCGCTGTCAATTTCCAGCGTCAAGCGTGACGAAAACTCAGATCTGATCGCTGACTTTGTCCTCGCGCTGGTCCGGCGCCTCGCGCTGCGACAGGGGCGTCCATTTCCGCAAAACCTCACCGACATAGATCTGGCGCGGGCGCGCGATCTTCTGTTCGGAATCGCGAATCATCTCGGCCCACTGCGCCATCCAACCTGAGGTGCGGGGAATCGCGAACAGCACCGGGAACATGGTCATCGGAAGACCCATCGCCTGGTAGGTCACG
It includes:
- a CDS encoding OmpA family protein — its product is MRPGFARYAMWLAVAGVAAGCGSISPEREKACLIGAGVGALAGGGIGAIAAAGPGNNTKRNYEIAVPAGVVGGALLGGIAGCLSVRQPEAPPPPPPPPQAPPPPPPPAPAPQKIVLRGVHFNFDKSFIREVDRPVLDEAAETLKANPNVKVDVNGYCDAIGSEKYNLKRSQRRSESVAAYLEDKGIPAAQLAPQGFGKTDFVATNNTKEGRAQNRRVELAPLDQ
- a CDS encoding SRPBCC family protein codes for the protein MKKAASPKNPAPKSSAKKSSAGQSTTTIRQSAIIPATPVEVYDAFVNARKHAAFTGAAAKSANKVGGKFTAWDDYISGKYLELVAGRKIVEEWRTGDWPAGCEPSLIEFTFARVDKNTRVTMVQTKVPAAQAANYRQGWKDYYWTPLKAYFQAQRQRAVKSL
- a CDS encoding methylated-DNA--[protein]-cysteine S-methyltransferase, giving the protein MNIKMTATIDSTLGILRRRADGATELRINGSSYGAYGKGARMGFTIASAADFPMLLAATANGISWLGIHASPAYLESELRRDYPNAEIHRDDRWVSDFAARVIAELADESSALELPLDIRATPFQLAVWRELCAIPRGATRSYGEIARLIGSPDAARAVGHANGSNPTSIIIPCHRAIGADGSLTGYRWGVEIKRRLLEREGALDRASPFAELAGFGGFAYNRGRKTGDGRSLYENRSRLYAMRKQRPMHAGGARTFPGGRR
- a CDS encoding ferredoxin; its protein translation is MAPELFQVGDDDQLTVLNENPPESSRERLLRAIKVCPKQAISVIEDK
- a CDS encoding sulfotransferase → MRDCFILGCGRSGTSLTAGLLADAGYFMGDELYPGDEGNPKGYFEDREVNAINEGLLAQLIPGPRRSVADKLLRRPRPESRWFRWLAELEPHQVVPCPPKLADRIIRQTARGPFCFKDPRFCYTLGAWRSFAPKAAMICVFRHPGASARSIVAEAARDEFLVNGAAVDYSRATRIWRAMYTYALALQRAGGGDWLFVNYAQLLSGAAFAAIERLLGVTLQRDFVDPSLSRSTADGAVPSALAPLYRQLCELAGFDDHA
- a CDS encoding glycosyltransferase, encoding MRASVIIPAFNGAATIAAAIRSALDQRCADDFEIIVVNDGSTDGTQAILESFGDRLRIVNQPNRGLPAARNAAAAIAGGDYLALLDQDDLWLPEKLARTIAPLERDPDLVLSYSDLVPVDDGGAPAGPSPITAALARPPTMDDLLRQWWPILPSTVVIRHTTFIRCGGFFEGYRRAYEDVDFWLRARECGGFAYLAEPLVIYRTTPIHARMGRYEESYALFRRRIMDRYGARASALLGATRDAYVSTLGYRGLLAMRSGDRAAARQFFWRALRYHPTKLRTVLRLLRTFLPMRLARALSGSRPGPSSQFDARSSACVGSRRACSDRPYSPR
- a CDS encoding sulfotransferase; this encodes MTSSAHANNGRGRLPDFLGVGQPRTGTSWLDSMLRGHAGLPRDVKEVDFFVKNYARGIEWYKGYFAGCDPRLPAGEICPSYLGSNAARERIAEHIPECRIICTLRDPVQVLFSFWKLARRNAWTAHDFETYTPDGWETDSKGLRAWFETFGREQVLALLYDDLEAAPQDYLDRVCDFIGIEHIAIAGSAPEAPRVNSFSRMPRSAYLARKARKLRDRLQSREYYRTINLLTRAGVWRFCFDGGAEFPPLDPATERRIRRRLMPQVEDLETLLDRDLSAWKASPDPLERGVDRASA
- a CDS encoding glycosyltransferase; translation: MPRVSVIVPVFNGAATVGEALASVLAQSYPDFELIVVDDGSTDATAQVLASYAASIKLISRANGGISAARNSGLRAAVGEYVALLDCDDVWLPAMLERTVAALDAAPRAVLAYTDLAVIDSDGRALETALVGAETAHAPTLDEMLTRLWPIMPSAVVIRRRVLEAIGGFAEEFRSYGYEDAWCWMRARELGEFCYLPERLVKWRFSSYPRPLKNSSFSPVARAQFARLVQERWGRSVEPLLRSRMRASRSLLGYIGLRELRDGNRRGAREAFHRALLIDPWRLKNYLRWMRTWLPDGVARRLSGRTVRTAGENQRA
- a CDS encoding class I SAM-dependent methyltransferase; translation: MTARAEAIAEFITALYDAGVVADEAGVAHSFDASVTADRGDFLGDLCQREGARSVLEVGMAWGLSTLFLLRALVANEAPAGAHVVIDPFQTAHFHRAALASIRRLGLESMIEFHEALSEIALPKMVEAQRLFDFVFIDGNHQFDGVFLDLVYANRLLKPGGVMAFDDSWSDSVFLACRYLETNYGYTAVAAYPPMRRGRRRRRLYRAQMQAYRKPAQPPARGRFHLAPFHAGLALGAAEERRLRTDGLRALHDGDRRAARVAFSAARRLNPRRLNTWLRLLRTYLPAGVTRSPETGKGRRTW
- a CDS encoding thiamine pyrophosphate-dependent dehydrogenase E1 component subunit alpha, which encodes MADSDSAAAAAPQAPDAGARIEFELHLYFQMKLIRAFEERVSRLHRQNKILGGVYSGAGQEAIVTGICAPLQDGDLVAPLHRDMGVFLMRGVDPGRLMAQLMGKESGLARGKDSFLHGGDLEHGIFGSTSMLGSSLPIAVGAALKFQIKKENHIAVAFFGEGAASRGDVHEAMNFAGVRKLPVLFVCENNRFAYSTPLEKQMAIEDVASRAEAYGFKGHVVSGNDLLAVVQLSERIISKVRSGGGPSLIECKTYRYRGHSEHDPALYRDKEELVEWQSRDPIPGYEFYLEKRGHDVKHIRQEIDEKTQHIVQQAVDFAENDPLPEPSEALEDLYAPPTAPTLNTNGKA
- a CDS encoding alpha-ketoacid dehydrogenase subunit beta, producing MEVNYLTAINQALHEEMRRDENVFMMGEDVAELGGAFKVTEGLLAAFGEDRVIDTPISEALIVGAGIGAAMLGMRPVVEMQFGDFISCAFDQIVNSAATLRYRHGGQAACPLVIRAPSGAGVHGALFHSQNPEAWFTRVPGLKVVAPATPYDAKGLLKAAIRDNNPVVYFEHKRLYRSIKADVPEGDFVVPLGVAEIRQPGRDLSIITYGGTVHQSLDAARIVEKEDGLSVEVLDLRTLLPLDRDAILATARKTGKVLVVHEDRLTGGFGGEIAAIIGEHAFESLDGPVRRIAAADTHTPFSPPLEEFVLPNSNKIVEAIRSLAAY
- a CDS encoding dihydrolipoamide acetyltransferase family protein produces the protein MSLEVTMPQMGESVVEGTVTKWLVKVGDQVKEDQPLCEISTDKVDTEIPSPGAGVITQLIAIEGQVLPIGAPLALIDAAGAGTGTAARPSPPTSPQSSPPTRPVSRPVAAVAPPAPRRLQAVPAAALASAEASAPARTLNAPHQASLGAPQAMEGAPVVASAPRRYSPVVLKMAEEQAIDLSLVPGTGIGGRVSKRDVERYLEALRSGRAPVSQTNGVAAHPVSNEPTPTGAPAPSAAAPVATPAHGPTFRPPVYQPREGDMVEPFTRRRKLIAEHMVYSKTHSPHVGTVAEVDLTRLSALREKHKKDFQSREGFSLTLLPFAAMATIQALKEFPRMNAAVVGDSAVIRRDINLGIAMDAPDGLLVPVIKQADTFTVVGLAREMERLRQKVAAKSITADDLGGGSFTLSNPGREGNLYGFAIINQPQVGILRMGEVKKRPVVIELDGADAIAIRTMMYLALSYDHRVIDGVLGNRFLFHTARLLEEANFEL